Proteins co-encoded in one Govania unica genomic window:
- a CDS encoding phosphatidate cytidylyltransferase has translation MSSNLRLRVLSALILIPAAYGLFYVGGGWLVAVLGLIAVVMMHEWTSMTEGEAVWPLLLLEVMALVGALLMTGFGHPMKAVLFSLVAAVLVGFAAWMMTRRPLWAMLGMLYVIIPCVSLLSLRSEPGHGFGWTLWVLVIVWATDIGGYAAGKSIGGPKLAPRISPNKTWAGLLGGMALAAIASFGIGAGFALPVSGIGLLLTGAGLAVWAQLGDLVESAVKRHFGVKDSGSLIPGHGGILDRVDGLVFVAPVVAFAIATL, from the coding sequence ATGTCCTCCAATCTGCGCTTGCGCGTTCTATCTGCTCTGATTCTCATTCCTGCGGCCTACGGACTTTTTTACGTCGGCGGCGGGTGGCTTGTGGCCGTCCTTGGCCTGATTGCCGTGGTTATGATGCATGAATGGACAAGCATGACCGAGGGGGAGGCGGTTTGGCCGCTTCTGCTTCTTGAGGTTATGGCTCTGGTTGGCGCTTTGTTGATGACGGGATTTGGTCATCCTATGAAGGCTGTTCTGTTCAGTCTCGTGGCCGCTGTGCTTGTGGGGTTTGCGGCTTGGATGATGACGCGGCGGCCGCTTTGGGCCATGTTGGGCATGCTTTACGTGATTATCCCCTGCGTCTCTTTGCTGTCGTTGCGGTCTGAGCCCGGGCACGGTTTCGGCTGGACGCTATGGGTTCTTGTGATTGTCTGGGCGACGGATATCGGCGGCTATGCGGCGGGGAAAAGCATCGGCGGGCCGAAACTTGCCCCCCGCATCAGCCCGAACAAGACCTGGGCCGGGCTTTTGGGCGGCATGGCCTTGGCGGCGATTGCGAGCTTTGGGATCGGTGCCGGATTTGCTTTGCCGGTCTCGGGGATCGGGCTTTTGCTGACCGGGGCCGGGCTTGCGGTTTGGGCGCAGTTGGGTGATCTGGTGGAGTCGGCGGTGAAGCGTCATTTCGGGGTCAAGGACTCGGGCAGCCTCATTCCCGGCCATGGCGGTATACTCGATCGAGTTGACGGACTTGTTTTCGTTGCGCCAGTGGTGGCTTTCGCCATTGCAACACTCTAG
- a CDS encoding 1-deoxy-D-xylulose-5-phosphate reductoisomerase: protein MIQPLLQTATAPRTVSVFGATGSIGCNTLDLVRRNPDAYRIEALTAYRNLDLLIAQALEFRPHLAVIGDASHYSALKAALAGTGIEVAAGDQAVVDAADRPVDLVMAAIVGAAGLEPTLRALRRGAVVALANKECLVCAGELFMREVERQGATLLPVDSEHNAIFQVFDFDRPEAVDRIILTASGGPFRTWDRDSMAQVTPEQAVAHPNWDMGAKISVDSATMFNKGLELIEAFHLFPVKAEQIEILVHPQSVVHSMVSYIDGSVLAQLGSPDMRTPISYALGWPARMETPARRLNLAQIGRLDFAEPDLERFPALRLAREALVAGGNAPTVLNAANEVAVAGFLARKIGFLQIAEIVQTTLETLPLAGVEDLDDVRETDREARRVADAIMRRIE from the coding sequence ATGATTCAACCTCTTCTCCAGACAGCGACGGCCCCGCGTACAGTTTCCGTGTTCGGTGCGACGGGTTCGATCGGTTGCAATACGCTGGACCTCGTGCGGCGTAATCCTGACGCCTATCGGATCGAGGCGCTGACGGCCTATCGTAATCTGGACCTTTTGATCGCCCAGGCGCTTGAATTCCGGCCACACCTTGCGGTGATCGGCGACGCGAGCCATTACAGCGCCTTGAAGGCGGCGCTGGCCGGCACCGGGATCGAGGTTGCGGCGGGTGATCAGGCGGTGGTGGATGCCGCCGACCGACCAGTCGATCTGGTTATGGCGGCCATTGTCGGGGCAGCCGGGCTTGAGCCGACCTTGCGGGCTTTGCGGCGCGGGGCGGTTGTGGCGCTTGCCAACAAGGAATGTCTGGTTTGCGCCGGTGAGCTGTTCATGCGCGAGGTGGAGCGTCAGGGCGCCACGCTTTTGCCGGTGGACAGCGAACATAATGCGATTTTTCAAGTTTTTGATTTTGACCGGCCCGAGGCTGTTGACCGGATCATCCTGACCGCGTCGGGTGGTCCGTTCCGTACCTGGGACCGCGACTCAATGGCTCAGGTGACGCCGGAGCAGGCCGTGGCCCATCCGAATTGGGATATGGGGGCAAAAATTTCGGTCGATTCTGCGACCATGTTCAATAAAGGTCTGGAGCTGATCGAGGCTTTTCATTTGTTTCCGGTCAAAGCGGAGCAAATTGAAATTCTTGTGCATCCTCAGTCCGTGGTGCATAGCATGGTGTCTTATATTGACGGTTCGGTGCTGGCTCAGCTCGGGTCGCCGGATATGAGAACGCCGATTTCCTATGCCCTTGGATGGCCGGCACGTATGGAGACACCGGCCCGCCGCCTTAATTTGGCCCAGATAGGGCGCTTGGATTTCGCTGAGCCGGATCTGGAGCGTTTCCCGGCCCTGAGGCTTGCGCGGGAAGCGCTGGTCGCGGGCGGAAATGCTCCGACTGTGCTCAATGCCGCGAATGAAGTGGCCGTTGCCGGGTTCTTAGCCCGAAAAATCGGTTTTCTTCAGATTGCGGAGATTGTACAAACAACGCTGGAAACTCTTCCACTTGCTGGGGTAGAGGATCTGGATGACGTTCGGGAAACCGATCGCGAAGCCCGTAGAGTGGCGGATGCGATCATGAGACGGATCGAGTAA
- the rseP gene encoding RIP metalloprotease RseP, with product MESLLDLGHTLLTFVVVLTILVFVHEWGHYWVARRCGVRVDVFSIGFGPELFGWTDKSGTRWKVSLLPLGGYVKFFGDMNAASATDNHAVRAMSDADRKVAFPTQPVWKRAAIVAAGPIANFILAIAILAGFFMTMGQPYSPAVVGEVVPQSAAERAGIEVGDKVLRINGDKIDRFQDMQMIIQMHPGDKLSMLIDRGGQEKLLSVVPDAAEIKDPIGQPQKIGRLGVARSGDAFVERNPAEAVYYATIETGSIVKMTVNYIGQIITGKRSGEELGGPIRIAKYSSATARDGVVALIWFIAMLSINLGFVNLLPVPMLDGGHLVYYGWEALSGKPLSERAQEYGMRIGLALVLALMLFVTWNDLSYLKIFNF from the coding sequence ATGGAGTCTCTTCTCGACCTCGGACATACGCTTTTGACCTTTGTTGTCGTGCTGACGATCCTCGTGTTCGTGCATGAATGGGGTCACTATTGGGTTGCGCGTCGTTGCGGCGTGCGGGTGGATGTGTTTTCCATCGGCTTCGGGCCTGAGCTGTTCGGCTGGACCGACAAATCGGGAACCCGCTGGAAAGTCAGCCTTCTGCCACTTGGCGGCTATGTCAAATTTTTCGGTGATATGAACGCCGCGAGCGCGACGGATAACCATGCCGTCCGCGCCATGAGCGACGCCGACCGCAAGGTGGCCTTTCCAACCCAGCCGGTGTGGAAACGCGCGGCCATCGTCGCTGCGGGGCCGATCGCCAATTTCATTCTGGCCATTGCCATTCTCGCCGGCTTCTTCATGACCATGGGTCAGCCCTACAGCCCGGCTGTGGTGGGCGAAGTGGTGCCGCAGAGCGCCGCCGAGCGCGCCGGGATTGAGGTCGGGGACAAGGTTCTTCGCATCAATGGCGACAAAATCGACCGTTTCCAGGATATGCAGATGATCATTCAGATGCATCCTGGCGATAAGCTGTCGATGCTGATTGATCGCGGCGGCCAGGAAAAGCTGTTGTCGGTGGTGCCGGATGCCGCCGAAATCAAGGATCCGATCGGCCAGCCGCAAAAGATCGGGCGGCTTGGTGTGGCGCGGTCCGGAGATGCGTTTGTTGAACGAAATCCGGCCGAAGCGGTCTATTATGCGACCATCGAGACCGGCTCCATTGTTAAAATGACGGTCAATTACATCGGTCAGATCATCACCGGGAAGCGCTCGGGCGAGGAACTGGGCGGGCCGATCCGGATTGCCAAATATTCGTCTGCCACCGCGCGTGACGGCGTTGTGGCGTTGATCTGGTTTATTGCTATGCTGTCGATCAACCTCGGATTCGTGAACTTGCTGCCGGTGCCGATGTTGGATGGTGGGCATCTTGTATACTATGGTTGGGAGGCTCTTTCGGGTAAGCCGCTCAGCGAACGGGCTCAGGAGTATGGGATGCGGATTGGGCTTGCGCTCGTTCTGGCTCTGATGCTCTTTGTGACCTGGAACGATCTTTCGTATCTGAAGATTTTCAACTTCTAA